In Chitinophaga sp. H8, a single genomic region encodes these proteins:
- a CDS encoding S41 family peptidase, whose translation MPIRISSSVAKVMVSLVLAGGLFTACRKKEVADTGTNPPSGNGTPKSDEDSLKYLMYNIMQVSYADGGRNTSFDLPTYYWYQQVPKTDPFSSSFAKAEDLLTSLISYPVDAAKNKIDRYSFLDRTGTLSNKLINGIVGQTQADVKGDFGLQATYTRSGQLIVLYTDKNSPAGQQGIQRGWEITAVNGDSNISYDNGGANTKKVEAALFSSNQVTLAFKAPGGANMGTYSLSASSYNINPVLFDTVYTVNSKKVGYFVFYTYASPFASNGAPTTTKLELDRVFNKFSDAGIRDLIVDLRYNGGGSVSTAQYLDNAIAPAATKDKKMYNYIYNDKLSANLSASGLPAGINFAGGGNLQLNNVFFIVSDNTASASELTLNNLKPYMNVKLVGAKTYGKPVGFISFNIAAHDATGTRKYLADLYAINFETRNANNEGGYFSGIDVDHPALDYVDVPWGAATDDNLKGIFAYISSNGTFPAPTPGARMAAPDNNRVALPGALRLNSFKDMVDYQLGKQLQK comes from the coding sequence TGCAAAAGTTATGGTGAGCCTGGTACTGGCAGGCGGATTATTTACAGCCTGCCGCAAAAAAGAAGTCGCCGACACTGGCACCAATCCACCTTCCGGTAACGGTACCCCTAAATCGGATGAAGATTCCCTGAAATACCTGATGTATAACATCATGCAGGTAAGCTATGCTGACGGGGGCCGTAATACGAGCTTTGACCTGCCTACCTATTACTGGTATCAGCAGGTACCTAAAACAGATCCTTTTTCTTCCAGCTTTGCCAAGGCGGAAGACCTGCTGACATCTTTGATCAGCTATCCGGTGGATGCCGCTAAGAACAAGATAGACCGTTACAGCTTCCTGGACCGTACCGGTACCTTGTCGAACAAACTGATCAATGGTATTGTGGGACAAACCCAGGCCGATGTAAAAGGAGATTTCGGACTTCAGGCTACTTATACGAGAAGCGGGCAGCTGATCGTGCTTTATACGGATAAGAATTCTCCTGCCGGGCAGCAGGGTATCCAACGCGGATGGGAAATTACTGCGGTGAATGGGGATAGTAATATCTCCTATGATAACGGAGGGGCCAATACCAAGAAAGTAGAAGCAGCGCTGTTTTCGTCCAACCAGGTAACCCTTGCTTTTAAAGCACCCGGTGGGGCCAATATGGGTACTTATTCGCTCAGTGCCTCCTCTTACAACATTAATCCGGTATTGTTCGACACGGTATATACCGTCAATAGCAAGAAGGTAGGCTATTTTGTTTTTTATACTTACGCCAGTCCTTTCGCCAGTAATGGCGCCCCTACCACTACCAAGCTGGAGCTGGACAGGGTATTTAATAAGTTTTCTGATGCAGGCATACGTGACCTGATTGTAGATCTGCGGTACAATGGCGGAGGCTCTGTGAGCACTGCCCAGTACCTGGATAATGCCATTGCGCCTGCTGCTACGAAAGACAAGAAGATGTACAACTATATCTACAATGATAAGCTGTCGGCCAATTTAAGCGCTTCCGGCCTCCCTGCAGGGATTAATTTTGCCGGCGGGGGTAATCTTCAACTGAATAATGTATTCTTTATAGTGAGCGATAATACCGCCTCTGCCAGTGAGCTGACGCTGAACAATCTGAAGCCCTATATGAACGTAAAACTGGTGGGCGCCAAAACCTATGGCAAACCAGTAGGCTTTATCAGTTTCAATATTGCGGCCCATGATGCTACCGGTACCCGTAAATACCTGGCAGACCTGTACGCTATCAACTTTGAAACACGCAATGCCAATAACGAAGGGGGCTACTTCAGCGGTATTGACGTAGATCATCCTGCGCTGGATTACGTAGACGTTCCCTGGGGAGCGGCAACCGACGATAACCTCAAAGGGATATTTGCCTATATTTCTTCCAATGGTACCTTTCCTGCTCCTACTCCCGGCGCCCGTATGGCAGCCCCTGACAACAACAGGGTAGCCCTTCCCGGCGCATTACGGTTAAATAGTTTTAAAGATATGGTAGACTACCAACTAGGAAAGCAATTGCAAAAATAA
- a CDS encoding DUF4421 family protein, translating into MLSLLYMTFHLMVTDSVPAKPANIVEFPLKSRVELFSVRNRYEFSKSPFGFNTRDYSGLRPKNELYVGVYGQYRWIGLAYSRNVYGRKKDANGNEIKATTMGLSAIGDKWGGIGTFHSYRGLAMVNRRNEKEVIYPNLKFRELAVSIYHVLNGEDFSMRAAISYSAQQMRSAGSFFIWLQLNGQQWNALPSLQQDSVSIPIVKDDAPWKNVISAVPQLGYGYNVIFGTKGWGASILIHTGVGPAVLWSEHEPRQFKASWALGAAAQVGYNGPKWYTYLHADENCQSRIGFTNQSLYMVMQNVLLTIGLRL; encoded by the coding sequence ATGTTGAGCTTGTTATACATGACATTTCACCTGATGGTAACGGATAGTGTTCCAGCGAAGCCAGCCAACATTGTGGAATTCCCTTTAAAAAGCAGGGTAGAATTATTTTCAGTGCGGAACCGGTATGAGTTCAGTAAATCTCCTTTTGGATTTAATACCAGGGACTATTCGGGGCTACGCCCCAAAAATGAGCTGTATGTAGGTGTGTATGGTCAATACAGGTGGATTGGACTGGCATATAGCCGGAATGTGTATGGCCGTAAAAAGGATGCCAATGGCAATGAAATCAAGGCCACTACGATGGGGCTTTCCGCAATAGGTGATAAATGGGGAGGGATTGGTACGTTTCATAGCTACCGGGGATTAGCGATGGTAAACCGGCGTAACGAAAAAGAAGTGATCTACCCCAATCTGAAGTTCCGGGAATTAGCAGTGAGTATTTATCATGTGCTAAACGGCGAGGATTTTTCCATGCGGGCAGCAATATCCTATAGTGCCCAGCAGATGCGTTCTGCAGGGTCTTTTTTTATATGGTTACAATTAAATGGCCAGCAGTGGAATGCGCTGCCCTCTTTACAACAGGATAGTGTAAGCATTCCCATTGTAAAAGATGATGCTCCCTGGAAGAATGTTATCAGTGCAGTACCACAGTTAGGTTATGGCTATAATGTAATTTTTGGCACCAAAGGATGGGGCGCCAGCATTTTAATCCATACCGGTGTAGGCCCGGCTGTATTGTGGTCTGAACATGAGCCCAGGCAGTTTAAAGCCTCCTGGGCCCTGGGTGCTGCCGCACAAGTGGGCTATAATGGCCCCAAGTGGTATACTTACCTGCATGCAGATGAGAATTGTCAAAGCAGGATAGGCTTCACCAATCAATCCTTGTATATGGTGATGCAAAACGTTTTGCTCACCATAGGCCTGCGCTTGTAA
- a CDS encoding VOC family protein, with translation MKKLLIVCLLAGASLLGTQEKASAQQRPVLNHIALYVVDLQKSTAFYRDIVGIDTIPEPFHDGKHTWFRIAEKSHLHLIQGAKAAIPHDKNTHLCFSIPSVDAFIKVLNKHKIDFTNWAGTGKTPTVRVDGVKQIYLQDPDGYWLEFNDARE, from the coding sequence ATGAAAAAATTACTGATCGTTTGTTTATTGGCAGGTGCCAGCCTGCTGGGAACACAGGAAAAAGCCAGTGCACAGCAAAGGCCGGTGCTGAATCACATTGCATTGTATGTAGTGGATCTGCAGAAAAGCACTGCTTTTTACAGGGATATTGTAGGCATAGATACCATTCCTGAGCCTTTTCATGATGGCAAGCATACCTGGTTCCGCATTGCAGAAAAGAGCCACCTGCATCTTATTCAGGGGGCCAAAGCTGCCATCCCTCACGACAAAAATACCCACCTTTGTTTTAGCATCCCGTCTGTAGATGCATTTATCAAAGTGCTGAATAAGCATAAAATAGATTTTACCAACTGGGCCGGTACGGGCAAAACACCTACTGTGAGGGTAGATGGGGTAAAGCAGATTTATTTGCAGGATCCTGATGGCTACTGGCTGGAGTTTAATGATGCCAGGGAATAG
- a CDS encoding M1 family metallopeptidase: MRYNKIIFTALWLTACCVQAASAQTTSRYNQHEVFDPLFYKSDGNEYRSASGAPGPKYWQNRADYKINVTLDTAQHTVAGTTIINYKNNSPEELPFLWLQLDQNVYQQDSRGEATALVSGGRYANKTFTKGNEIKSVHLIQNGKTQEADYIINDTRMQIRLPQALKASGGTIEIKIVYAFEIPLYGTDRMGRVLTKNGWVYEVAQWYPRMAVYDDVLGWNTLPYLGAGEFYLEYGDFDYTVTAPANVIVAGSGELVNAAQVLTPVQLSRYTKAKNSAQTVIIRDSTELGNTAARGNLTWHFTCKDARDIAWGASRAFIWDAARIDLPSGKKALAQSLYPVESAGQDAWSRSTEFVKGCIEHDSKSWYEYTYPVATNVAGIVGGMEYPGIVFCSWKSRKDGLWFVTNHEFGHNWFPMLVGSNERKYAWMDEGLNTFINEIGTKAFNNGEFYKRPDAQRAANAILGPASEVVMSSPEVIQPGALAVGAYYKPAMAMRLLRSQVLGEERFDYAFRTYIKRWAYKHPTPNDFFRTMENAAGEDLGWFWRGWFLNSWKLDQGVKDVKYVDNDPAKGALITIVNLEQMAMPVVIAIKEVNGKTSTVKLPVEIWQRGGTWTFRYAATSPLTEVVIDPDHDFPDVDPANNTWKAAE, translated from the coding sequence ATGAGATACAACAAAATCATTTTTACAGCCTTATGGCTAACGGCTTGCTGCGTGCAGGCTGCATCTGCCCAAACTACTTCCAGGTATAATCAGCACGAAGTATTTGACCCTTTATTTTATAAGTCTGATGGTAACGAATACCGTAGTGCCAGCGGTGCTCCGGGACCTAAATACTGGCAAAACCGCGCCGACTATAAAATTAACGTAACCCTGGATACGGCACAACATACCGTAGCCGGTACCACGATTATCAACTATAAAAACAACAGCCCGGAAGAATTACCTTTCCTCTGGCTACAGCTGGACCAGAACGTATATCAGCAGGACTCCAGGGGGGAAGCTACTGCGCTGGTCAGTGGTGGACGCTATGCGAACAAGACCTTCACAAAAGGAAACGAAATAAAATCTGTTCACCTTATCCAGAACGGAAAAACACAGGAGGCAGATTATATTATCAATGATACCCGTATGCAAATACGCCTGCCACAGGCTTTGAAAGCCAGCGGAGGTACTATTGAAATAAAAATAGTATATGCGTTTGAGATACCATTATATGGTACCGACCGTATGGGCCGTGTGCTCACCAAAAATGGCTGGGTGTATGAAGTGGCACAATGGTATCCGAGGATGGCTGTATATGATGATGTACTGGGTTGGAATACCTTACCTTATCTGGGAGCAGGAGAGTTTTACCTGGAATATGGCGACTTTGATTACACCGTTACAGCACCGGCCAACGTAATAGTGGCAGGTTCCGGAGAACTGGTGAATGCGGCCCAGGTATTAACTCCGGTACAGTTAAGCCGTTATACCAAAGCTAAAAACAGTGCGCAAACTGTCATTATCAGAGACAGTACAGAATTAGGGAATACGGCGGCAAGGGGAAATCTTACCTGGCATTTTACCTGCAAAGATGCCCGCGATATTGCATGGGGCGCTTCCCGCGCTTTTATCTGGGATGCTGCAAGAATAGATTTACCCAGTGGCAAAAAAGCACTGGCACAATCCCTGTACCCGGTAGAAAGTGCAGGGCAGGATGCCTGGAGCCGCTCTACTGAATTTGTAAAGGGATGTATTGAACATGATTCCAAAAGCTGGTATGAATACACTTACCCGGTAGCTACCAATGTGGCGGGTATCGTAGGGGGAATGGAATATCCCGGTATTGTATTTTGCAGCTGGAAAAGCAGGAAGGATGGACTGTGGTTTGTCACCAATCACGAATTTGGACACAACTGGTTCCCGATGCTGGTGGGTTCTAACGAACGCAAATATGCCTGGATGGATGAAGGATTAAATACGTTCATTAATGAAATTGGTACCAAAGCGTTCAACAATGGGGAGTTTTATAAAAGGCCGGATGCACAGCGGGCAGCAAATGCTATTCTCGGCCCTGCTTCGGAAGTGGTGATGAGCAGCCCCGAAGTAATACAGCCAGGTGCTTTGGCGGTAGGGGCCTATTACAAACCTGCTATGGCCATGCGCTTATTACGCAGTCAGGTGTTGGGAGAAGAGCGTTTTGATTATGCTTTCCGTACTTACATCAAACGCTGGGCATATAAACATCCTACACCCAACGACTTCTTCCGTACCATGGAAAATGCAGCAGGGGAAGATCTGGGCTGGTTCTGGCGGGGCTGGTTCCTCAATAGCTGGAAGCTGGATCAGGGTGTCAAAGACGTAAAATACGTGGATAATGATCCTGCCAAAGGCGCATTGATCACGATCGTTAACCTGGAACAAATGGCGATGCCGGTAGTAATAGCGATTAAAGAAGTTAATGGTAAAACCAGCACCGTGAAACTGCCAGTGGAAATATGGCAGCGTGGCGGTACCTGGACTTTCAGATATGCCGCTACTTCTCCGCTTACCGAAGTAGTGATCGATCCGGACCATGACTTTCCGGATGTAGATCCGGCAAATAATACCTGGAAAGCTGCAGAATAA
- a CDS encoding Gfo/Idh/MocA family oxidoreductase yields the protein MNQHHLHRRNFIKGAAVAGIGATLLHSPAELFAAAKQAKVRVGLIGVGARGLGHLELCLRRADVEVVAIADPDTQYTVPKAREYISKAYGAKKKVAEYTNGPEDFYNLLKRDDVDAVIIATPWEWHTIQAVAAMKAGKTPALEVCGAADVQECWELVNTSEATGVPLFGMENVCYRRDVMAVLNMARQGLFGEITHLQGGYQHDLRNVKFNNGKQYYGGGVEFGEKALSEAHWRTNHSVHRNGDLYPTHGLGPVGNIINMNRGNRLLSLSSMATKSRGLHKYIVDHGGENHPNAKVEFKLGDIVSTLIKTSNGETILLSHDTNSPRPYSLNFRVQGTNGLWMDDQQSIYVEGKSKYDEWEKTGSENDPGSYMARYDHPLWKRYSGDAAGAGHGGMDWYVINSFIESVKRKAPYALDVYDLATWYAITPLSEQSVAEGGSLQYIPDFTRGRWMNRKPIFGLNDQY from the coding sequence ATGAATCAACATCATTTGCATCGTAGAAACTTCATTAAGGGAGCAGCGGTAGCGGGAATAGGAGCTACCCTGTTACATTCACCAGCAGAGTTGTTTGCCGCAGCAAAACAGGCTAAGGTAAGAGTGGGGCTGATAGGAGTCGGCGCCCGTGGATTAGGCCACCTGGAATTATGCCTGCGTCGCGCAGATGTGGAGGTAGTGGCTATTGCAGACCCGGATACCCAATATACAGTGCCCAAAGCAAGGGAATATATCAGCAAGGCATATGGTGCTAAGAAGAAGGTGGCAGAGTATACCAATGGCCCGGAAGATTTTTACAACCTGCTCAAACGGGATGATGTGGATGCTGTGATCATTGCTACACCCTGGGAATGGCATACTATCCAGGCAGTGGCTGCCATGAAAGCGGGCAAAACACCTGCACTGGAAGTGTGTGGTGCGGCAGATGTACAGGAATGCTGGGAACTGGTGAATACCAGCGAGGCTACCGGAGTGCCTTTGTTTGGGATGGAAAATGTTTGTTATCGCAGGGATGTAATGGCGGTATTGAATATGGCACGCCAGGGATTGTTTGGAGAAATTACCCATTTGCAGGGAGGCTACCAGCATGACCTGCGAAACGTGAAATTTAATAACGGCAAACAATACTATGGGGGTGGCGTAGAATTCGGCGAAAAGGCATTGTCGGAAGCGCATTGGCGAACCAATCATTCCGTACATCGTAATGGTGATCTTTATCCAACGCATGGGCTGGGGCCGGTAGGCAACATTATTAATATGAACCGGGGCAACCGCTTACTGTCCCTGTCATCTATGGCTACCAAGTCGCGGGGATTACATAAATATATTGTTGATCACGGTGGGGAAAATCATCCTAATGCAAAGGTGGAATTTAAGCTGGGAGATATCGTTAGTACACTCATCAAAACAAGTAATGGGGAAACGATTCTTTTATCACACGACACTAATTCTCCCCGCCCTTATTCGCTCAACTTCAGGGTGCAGGGCACTAACGGGCTGTGGATGGACGACCAGCAATCAATTTATGTAGAAGGCAAAAGCAAGTATGACGAATGGGAAAAAACAGGCAGTGAAAATGATCCGGGTAGTTATATGGCCAGGTATGATCATCCGCTGTGGAAACGTTATTCCGGAGATGCAGCAGGCGCTGGTCATGGTGGTATGGACTGGTATGTGATCAATTCTTTTATTGAGAGTGTCAAAAGAAAAGCACCTTATGCACTGGATGTATATGACCTGGCTACCTGGTATGCTATCACCCCATTGAGTGAACAATCTGTTGCAGAGGGTGGTTCCCTGCAATATATTCCAGACTTTACCAGGGGCAGATGGATGAACAGGAAGCCCATCTTCGGACTGAACGATCAATATTGA
- a CDS encoding acyltransferase family protein: MDIQKSDGRLLSLDVMRGIIMLLLAGESCLLYESLKHLQWGGVFGSIVNQFFHHPWHGLRFWDLVQPAFMFMAGAAMYIAVTRKKSKGVADWDNFKHIAIRSGKLFLLGVGLHCVYAGEMVWELWNVLTQLSFTTLVAYFLINQSFKVQIGAALLMIVLNDVLYRTILIPGFDQPFVQGRNFGSYVDTLLMGKINSDGWVAFNCIPTAAHTILGVTAGKLLMSSRPGAVKIRILILAGIIALLLGYGLDLAGISPIIKRISTGGFVLASLGWVTLILAGLYWWIDIKDHKKYVWIAVVVGMNSIFIYLLFETLGMQWLNGSVGIFTNGITGLLHLSADIQRVVAALAALVLEWYICYWLYQRKIFFKL; encoded by the coding sequence ATGGATATACAAAAGTCAGATGGGAGGTTATTATCACTGGATGTGATGCGGGGTATTATCATGCTTTTGCTGGCAGGCGAAAGCTGTCTGCTGTACGAGTCATTAAAGCACCTGCAATGGGGTGGTGTGTTTGGCAGTATCGTAAATCAGTTCTTTCATCATCCCTGGCATGGTCTGCGGTTTTGGGACCTGGTACAGCCCGCGTTTATGTTTATGGCAGGGGCGGCCATGTATATCGCTGTAACCCGCAAGAAAAGTAAAGGCGTTGCTGATTGGGATAATTTCAAACATATTGCTATCCGCAGCGGGAAACTGTTTTTACTGGGTGTAGGATTACATTGTGTCTATGCTGGTGAAATGGTATGGGAACTCTGGAATGTGCTCACACAATTATCATTTACTACCCTGGTAGCCTATTTCTTAATCAATCAATCCTTCAAAGTACAAATAGGAGCAGCCTTATTAATGATCGTATTAAATGATGTGCTCTACAGAACTATCCTCATTCCTGGTTTTGATCAGCCTTTTGTACAGGGGCGCAATTTCGGTTCCTATGTAGATACTTTGCTGATGGGCAAAATCAATTCAGATGGATGGGTGGCCTTTAATTGTATTCCTACCGCAGCACACACCATTTTAGGGGTAACGGCGGGCAAATTATTAATGAGCTCCCGGCCAGGTGCGGTGAAAATACGGATCCTGATCCTGGCAGGAATCATCGCTTTATTGCTGGGATATGGATTGGACCTGGCTGGCATATCCCCGATTATCAAAAGAATCAGTACCGGCGGATTTGTATTGGCTTCTTTGGGATGGGTAACGCTGATCCTGGCGGGATTGTATTGGTGGATTGACATAAAAGACCATAAAAAATATGTTTGGATAGCGGTAGTAGTAGGGATGAATTCCATCTTTATTTACCTGCTTTTTGAAACATTAGGCATGCAATGGTTAAATGGCAGTGTAGGAATATTTACGAATGGCATTACCGGCCTTTTACATTTGTCGGCAGATATACAACGGGTGGTTGCAGCATTGGCTGCGCTGGTATTGGAATGGTACATCTGTTATTGGTTATACCAGCGGAAGATCTTTTTTAAACTGTAA
- a CDS encoding DUF4832 domain-containing protein, whose protein sequence is MKHTQWILGLLLTVGCTKTNHADEGNHPEVKQVTYIESKADFPNPERGFYRYSETRVDDYNLLEEEELKGYRDVQNITGAGYSVLSTLVFRYFILEGYNNKPLPATFLENFKKDAATARKAGVKLIPRFTYTVTSNAGSCPEGFICPPYGDAPKNMVLQHISQLKPLLQENADVIACLQMGFIGTWGENYYTDYFGDASSNGQSKLLNNNWADRGEVLKALLEALPPDRMVQVRYPQVKQRYIYGVNAPASSAALTTEEAAQENDKARIGYHNDCFLASANDYGTYEDYGNSSSPRKEATTAFRNYFSMDSRYVVVGGETCSDDYSPQNDCEPAGKAEQEFGEMHYSFLNAHYNAEVNNDWQTGGCMDNIKRKLGYRLVLKDGTFPDKVTPNDSVAVMINLQNVGYAAPYNPRPVQLILREKSTGEKHVFEFNTEIRTWLTGSIQLKQAFRLPAGIKAGSYEMLLNLPDKYASLKEMPAFSVQLANEQVWEPATGYNQLNHTINIQN, encoded by the coding sequence ATGAAACATACACAATGGATCCTGGGGCTGCTCCTCACAGTAGGATGTACTAAAACAAACCATGCTGATGAAGGAAACCATCCGGAAGTAAAACAAGTAACCTATATCGAGAGTAAAGCTGATTTCCCCAATCCTGAACGGGGATTTTACCGGTACTCGGAAACGCGGGTGGATGATTACAATCTGCTGGAAGAGGAAGAACTAAAGGGGTATCGTGATGTACAAAATATTACAGGAGCCGGATACAGTGTGTTGAGCACTTTGGTGTTCCGGTATTTTATCCTGGAAGGATATAACAACAAGCCCTTGCCTGCCACTTTCCTCGAAAATTTTAAGAAGGATGCTGCTACCGCCCGTAAGGCAGGGGTTAAATTGATTCCCCGGTTCACCTATACCGTTACCTCAAATGCGGGTTCCTGCCCGGAGGGATTCATCTGTCCGCCTTATGGGGATGCTCCCAAAAATATGGTGTTGCAGCATATCAGCCAGCTTAAACCGCTGCTGCAGGAAAATGCGGATGTGATAGCCTGCCTGCAGATGGGATTCATTGGCACCTGGGGCGAGAACTATTACACGGACTACTTTGGTGATGCTTCTTCTAATGGACAATCAAAATTGCTGAACAATAACTGGGCAGACAGGGGAGAAGTACTAAAGGCACTGCTGGAAGCATTGCCCCCGGACCGTATGGTACAGGTGCGCTACCCACAGGTGAAGCAACGGTACATTTACGGGGTAAATGCACCGGCCTCTTCTGCAGCATTAACAACAGAAGAAGCCGCTCAGGAAAATGATAAAGCAAGAATTGGCTATCACAATGATTGTTTCCTGGCCAGTGCCAACGACTATGGCACCTATGAAGATTATGGCAATTCTTCTTCTCCCAGAAAGGAAGCGACGACCGCTTTCCGTAACTATTTCTCCATGGATAGCAGGTATGTGGTAGTGGGGGGAGAAACCTGCAGTGATGATTACAGCCCGCAAAATGATTGTGAACCTGCCGGAAAAGCAGAACAGGAGTTTGGAGAGATGCATTACAGCTTCCTGAATGCACACTATAATGCGGAAGTAAATAACGATTGGCAAACGGGCGGCTGTATGGACAATATCAAACGTAAACTGGGATACCGGTTAGTGCTGAAAGATGGCACCTTTCCTGATAAGGTTACCCCCAATGACTCTGTAGCGGTGATGATCAACTTGCAGAATGTAGGATATGCAGCGCCTTACAACCCCAGACCCGTGCAATTAATACTACGGGAAAAAAGTACGGGCGAAAAACATGTTTTTGAATTTAATACGGAGATACGTACCTGGCTTACCGGGTCCATACAGCTAAAACAGGCGTTTCGCCTGCCTGCCGGCATAAAGGCTGGCAGTTATGAAATGCTGCTGAATTTACCGGATAAATATGCTTCTCTGAAAGAGATGCCGGCATTCAGTGTACAACTGGCCAATGAACAGGTATGGGAGCCGGCTACAGGATACAATCAACTGAACCATACTATCAATATTCAAAACTAA
- a CDS encoding PKD domain-containing protein, producing the protein MKIIKYILQLLVLASIAGACKKDEAKPVADIFYKVNIVDKTVTFTNETKGAVSYKWDFGDGTSSTETSPVHTYPEKGKYVPTLYATTQDGSVAEGSTVIYIAKTSPVKLDDNSLADWDEVKDYEIVSGAGETFFKRAKFDYDAQYIYVYLEMASKAANADIFDFYLDTDNNAGTGLVTDIPEGGYDVLLEGAILDGWFDVFNHKGAQNEFSFDPTGVTEFYTVGTKVETGGILKFEMRLNRSKIKGLSATKAFRVGIIATKGDWSATLGRIPDAGKPSLLINFE; encoded by the coding sequence ATGAAGATCATTAAATATATATTACAACTCTTAGTGCTGGCAAGCATAGCAGGCGCCTGTAAAAAGGATGAAGCCAAACCGGTTGCCGATATTTTTTATAAAGTAAACATCGTAGATAAAACAGTCACGTTTACCAACGAAACCAAAGGTGCCGTATCTTATAAATGGGACTTTGGTGATGGTACTTCTTCCACGGAAACCAGCCCGGTACATACTTACCCGGAGAAGGGAAAATATGTACCTACTTTATATGCTACCACCCAGGATGGTAGTGTGGCAGAAGGTTCTACCGTGATCTATATTGCTAAAACATCTCCTGTAAAATTGGATGACAACTCTCTGGCCGACTGGGACGAGGTGAAAGATTATGAAATCGTATCTGGTGCAGGAGAAACATTCTTCAAAAGAGCAAAGTTTGACTATGATGCACAGTACATTTATGTGTACCTGGAAATGGCTTCAAAGGCAGCAAATGCTGATATCTTCGATTTTTACCTGGATACAGATAATAATGCAGGCACAGGGTTAGTGACCGATATTCCGGAGGGGGGATATGACGTGTTATTGGAAGGTGCTATACTGGATGGGTGGTTCGATGTATTCAATCATAAAGGTGCCCAGAATGAGTTTAGTTTTGACCCAACAGGGGTAACTGAATTTTATACGGTAGGTACCAAGGTAGAAACCGGTGGAATCCTCAAGTTTGAAATGCGCCTTAACCGTTCCAAAATAAAAGGGCTGTCTGCTACCAAAGCATTCCGTGTTGGAATTATTGCTACTAAAGGCGATTGGTCTGCTACCTTGGGGCGTATCCCGGATGCAGGAAAACCATCCTTACTGATCAATTTTGAATAA